Within Thermoanaerobaculia bacterium, the genomic segment CGCCATACAAATTTCCGGAAACCGACGTCGATACCAGGTTGAGGACGGCTGGATCCGCGACGCTGGCCGCGACGACGCCGCGGCCCAGGTTGTTCGAGATCGAGCTGTCTCGAACGGTCACCGTGCCGCCGTCTTCGACCCGCAGGCCGACATAGTTGTCCTCGATCTTGACATGGTCGAGGACAGCGTTGACGGTGGTCCCCGTGGACGGACCGATGAGAACCGCGTACGTCGAGGAGCCCCGATTGTCGCGGATAACAGTATCCTTGATCGAGAGTTTCAGGTTGGTGGTCGGGCTTCCCGGGCTGGCGTCGACGGCTGCGCCGGTGTACGAACCGTTCCCGACGAAGTTGTTGATCCGGCAGTTTTCGATGTGCACCGCGCCAGCGCTGATGATCTTGACGCCCGCCAGGCCCGTCCCCAGGCCTTCGAAATCGAGGCCGCGCAGCACGACGGTGTCGGCGGCTCCGGCATTGATGATGATGCCGTAGGTGCCGCTCACCGCGACGCCGGCGGTCCCTCCCTCGGCTTCGATCGAGATGCACTTGGTGATGATCACGCCCCCGAAGCCCCCCGGATCGAGAGTATTGATCTCGCCGCAGGCGGCGGTCTTTGAAATCGCCCCGGCGAAGGTCTTGCAGGGGGCCGTGCGGGAGCACGGGTTGGCATCGTCGCCCACACCGGAAACCCATGTTCGGGCGGCCTGGGCATTCGCCAGCGAAGTCGTGGCCAGGACGAGCGCAGCGACCACGGCGAACCGCATACCTGGATTCTGGTCTTTCATTCAATTCCTCCTTTGATCGGGGTTTAACGGCTCCGATACAAGGAGGGTATCCCGGATCGCGGCGATCCGGAAATCGGAGCTCAAACGATTTCTCCGACTGGGCGTCACCCGTTGCCGATCGTCGATGGGATTCGAGCGCAAGTTTCGACTTCGCCCGGGTGCGCTCAGGTGCGCGCGATCCTGTTCGCGACGGCGTCGCCGGCCTGCTCGGTCGTGAGCGTCCCGCCGACGTCGGCGGTGCACTCCCGGGCTTCGAGGCAGCCGACGACCGCGCTCTCGACCGCGCGCGCGGGCTCGGCGAGACCGAGGTGCTCGATCATCAGCGCGGCGGTCAGGATCGCGCCGAAGGGGTTCGCCCGGCCCGTGCCGGCGTACTTCGGCGCGGAGCCGTGCACCGGCTCGAACATCGAAACCCGGCCCGGGTGGATGTTGCCCGACGCGGCCATCCCCAGCCCGCCCTGGAGCGCCGCGCCGAGGTCGGTCGTGATGTCGCCGAACATGTTGTTCGTGACGACCACCTCGAACTGCCCGGGGTCCTTCACCATCTGCATCACGAACGCGTCGACGTAGAGGTGCGACGGCGTGATCCCGGGAAACTCGGCGGCGACCTCGTGGAAGGTCCGCTGCCAGAGGTCGCCGACGAAGCGCATCGCGTTGGACTTGTCCGACATGCAGACTTTCGTCTTTCCGCGCGCCTTCGCGTGCTCGAACGCGTGGCGGACGATCCGCTCGACGCCCTTGCGGGTCGAGATGTCCTCCTGGAGCGCGACCTCGTCCGGAGTGCCTTTCTTGAAGTTGCCGCCGCTTCCCGCGTAGGAGCCCTCGGTGTTCTCGCGGAAGATCACGAAGTCGATCGCGGAGGCGGGGACGTTTTTCAGCGGGTTCAGGCGCTCGGCGAGGCAGCGCACGGGTCGGTAGTTCACGTAGAGGTCGAGCACGAACCGGGCGCCGAGCAGGATGTCGCGCGCGTGCGCCATGTCGGGGACGCGCGGGTCGCCGAACGCCCCCATGAAGATCGCGTCGTAGTGGGCCGAGAGGTCGTCGAACGCGCCTTTCGGGAGCGATTCGCCGGTCGCGAGGTAGTGGTCGGCGCTCCACGGGAAGAAGACCTTCTCGAAGCGCGCGGTCCCCGGAGGGAGCGCGTCCAGGACCTTGACCGCCTCGCGCGTGACGTCGACCCCGATTCCGTCTCCGGGGACGATCGCGAGGCGGAAGGTCTTCATACGGCGCCGGAGGATACCATCACGGCTTTCGCGCCTGCCGCTCCTCCCGGATCTTCTTCTGGAACTCGC encodes:
- a CDS encoding right-handed parallel beta-helix repeat-containing protein, with the protein product MKDQNPGMRFAVVAALVLATTSLANAQAARTWVSGVGDDANPCSRTAPCKTFAGAISKTAACGEINTLDPGGFGGVIITKCISIEAEGGTAGVAVSGTYGIIINAGAADTVVLRGLDFEGLGTGLAGVKIISAGAVHIENCRINNFVGNGSYTGAAVDASPGSPTTNLKLSIKDTVIRDNRGSSTYAVLIGPSTGTTVNAVLDHVKIEDNYVGLRVEDGGTVTVRDSSISNNLGRGVVAASVADPAVLNLVSTSVSGNLYGVVSRGTLSQVRISHASVFDNDNVGLYEFLGGKIVSFGNNQVIGNGTDGAPTSKVAQQ
- a CDS encoding 3-isopropylmalate dehydrogenase, yielding MKTFRLAIVPGDGIGVDVTREAVKVLDALPPGTARFEKVFFPWSADHYLATGESLPKGAFDDLSAHYDAIFMGAFGDPRVPDMAHARDILLGARFVLDLYVNYRPVRCLAERLNPLKNVPASAIDFVIFRENTEGSYAGSGGNFKKGTPDEVALQEDISTRKGVERIVRHAFEHAKARGKTKVCMSDKSNAMRFVGDLWQRTFHEVAAEFPGITPSHLYVDAFVMQMVKDPGQFEVVVTNNMFGDITTDLGAALQGGLGMAASGNIHPGRVSMFEPVHGSAPKYAGTGRANPFGAILTAALMIEHLGLAEPARAVESAVVGCLEARECTADVGGTLTTEQAGDAVANRIART